From the Paraburkholderia sp. PREW-6R genome, one window contains:
- the mlaD gene encoding outer membrane lipid asymmetry maintenance protein MlaD, which translates to MKKTALDFWVGLFVVLGFVALLFLALKAGNMSSLSFQATYPVKLKFDNIGGLKARAPVKSAGVTVGRVGTIGFDSNSYQAVVTIDIDKQYQFPKDSSAKILTSGLLGEQYIGLEPGGDSEMLKAGDTISMTQSAIVLENLIGQFLYSKAADSGASKPGSASPAPATPPAVAPTVPASPASGAASQ; encoded by the coding sequence ATGAAAAAGACTGCTCTCGACTTCTGGGTCGGCCTGTTCGTGGTGCTGGGTTTCGTGGCGTTGCTGTTTCTTGCGCTGAAGGCCGGCAACATGAGCTCGTTGTCGTTTCAGGCAACGTACCCGGTCAAACTCAAGTTCGACAATATCGGCGGCCTCAAGGCCCGGGCACCCGTGAAAAGCGCGGGCGTGACGGTGGGCCGCGTCGGCACGATCGGTTTCGACAGCAACTCGTATCAGGCTGTCGTCACCATTGATATCGACAAGCAATATCAGTTTCCGAAAGACAGCTCGGCAAAGATTCTGACTTCCGGCCTGCTCGGCGAGCAATACATCGGGCTCGAGCCGGGCGGCGACTCGGAGATGCTGAAGGCGGGCGACACGATCTCCATGACGCAGTCGGCCATTGTGCTGGAAAATTTGATCGGTCAGTTCCTGTACAGCAAGGCCGCGGATTCTGGCGCGTCCAAGCCAGGCTCGGCTTCGCCCGCGCCCGCTACGCCGCCCGCGGTGGCACCCACGGTACCGGCCTCGCCCGCCTCCGGCGCGGCGAGCCAATAA
- the mlaE gene encoding lipid asymmetry maintenance ABC transporter permease subunit MlaE, with translation MISAIGRSVIGGLGTAGYATRFFIRLVLEFFPLLRRPRLVTKQIHFVGNYSLVIIAVSGLFVGFVLGLQGYYTLNRYGSEQALGLLVALSLVRELGPVVTALLFAGRAGTSLTAEIGLMKAGEQLTAMEMMAVDPVKIVVAPRLWAGIISMPILAAIFSAVGVFGGYVVGVLLIGVDAGAFWSQMQGGVDVWRDVGAGVIKSLVFGLAVTFVALFQGYEAKPTPEGVSRATTKTVVYASLAVLGLDFLLTALMFS, from the coding sequence ATGATCAGCGCGATCGGTCGCTCTGTTATCGGCGGGCTCGGCACGGCCGGCTACGCTACGCGCTTTTTCATCCGGCTCGTACTCGAATTCTTCCCGCTGCTTCGCCGGCCGCGCCTTGTCACGAAGCAGATCCACTTCGTAGGTAATTATTCGCTGGTGATCATTGCCGTGTCGGGCCTGTTCGTCGGCTTCGTGCTGGGTCTGCAGGGTTATTACACGCTGAATCGATATGGTTCCGAGCAGGCGTTGGGCTTACTGGTGGCGTTGTCGCTCGTGAGGGAGCTCGGCCCGGTGGTCACCGCGCTCTTGTTCGCCGGCCGTGCGGGCACGTCGCTCACCGCTGAAATCGGCTTGATGAAGGCGGGGGAGCAACTGACGGCCATGGAAATGATGGCGGTCGACCCCGTCAAGATCGTGGTGGCGCCGCGCCTGTGGGCCGGCATCATCTCCATGCCGATTCTTGCCGCGATCTTCAGCGCGGTCGGCGTGTTCGGCGGTTATGTGGTGGGCGTGCTGCTGATCGGCGTCGATGCCGGCGCATTCTGGTCGCAAATGCAAGGCGGCGTGGATGTGTGGCGCGACGTCGGCGCCGGCGTCATCAAGAGTTTGGTGTTCGGCCTCGCGGTGACGTTCGTGGCGCTGTTTCAGGGCTATGAAGCCAAGCCGACGCCGGAAGGCGTGTCGCGCGCCACGACCAAAACCGTCGTGTACGCGTCGCTTGCGGTGCTCGGCCTCGATTTTCTGCTGACTGCACTGATGTTCAGTTAG
- a CDS encoding ABC transporter ATP-binding protein gives MSSTPETLLELRDVDFGYGDRLVLSNLNLRFKRGQVVAVMGGSGCGKTTVLRLIGGLVRAQRGQILFQGQDVGRQSRDGLYALRRKMGMLFQFGALFTDMSVFENVAFALREHTDLPEELIRDLVLMKLNAVGLRGARELLPSEISGGMARRVALARAIALDPELMMYDEPFAGLDPISLGITANLIRALNQALGATSILVTHDVPESFAIADYVYFLANGGVHAEGTPAELRASSDPTVRQFIDGAPDGPFKFHYPSKTPLAADFGVGGGQA, from the coding sequence GTGTCTTCCACCCCCGAGACCTTACTCGAGCTGCGCGACGTCGACTTCGGTTACGGCGACCGGCTCGTCCTGTCGAACCTGAACCTGCGCTTCAAGCGCGGCCAGGTGGTCGCCGTGATGGGCGGTTCGGGCTGCGGCAAGACGACGGTGTTGCGGCTGATCGGCGGTCTCGTGCGCGCACAGCGCGGCCAGATCCTGTTTCAAGGCCAGGATGTCGGTCGGCAAAGCCGCGACGGCCTGTATGCGCTGCGCCGCAAAATGGGCATGCTGTTCCAGTTCGGCGCGTTGTTTACCGACATGTCGGTATTCGAAAACGTCGCGTTTGCATTGCGCGAGCACACTGATCTGCCCGAAGAACTGATCCGCGATCTCGTGTTGATGAAGCTCAACGCGGTCGGCTTGCGGGGTGCGCGCGAGCTGTTGCCGTCGGAGATTTCGGGCGGCATGGCGCGACGTGTTGCGCTGGCACGCGCCATCGCGCTCGACCCTGAACTGATGATGTACGACGAGCCGTTCGCCGGTCTCGATCCCATTTCCCTCGGCATTACCGCCAATCTGATTCGCGCATTGAACCAGGCGCTCGGGGCCACGTCGATTCTCGTTACCCATGACGTGCCGGAGTCGTTCGCCATTGCCGACTACGTGTACTTCCTCGCGAACGGCGGTGTGCATGCCGAGGGCACGCCGGCCGAGCTGCGTGCTTCGTCCGATCCCACGGTGCGGCAGTTCATCGACGGCGCGCCGGATGGTCCTTTCAAATTCCATTACCCGAGCAAGACGCCGCTCGCGGCGGACTTCGGCGTCGGCGGAGGTCAGGCATGA
- the thiE gene encoding thiamine phosphate synthase gives MTRTLALKDRDLFWPPADELTEAAERIRARLGDWPPTHAPWRICLTAPEAPNGGDLIVIADAQQHGEQVARWLVRGAGVIEAAQGKASLHLGGEKYRLEGELAEDWIPALAAFLDCGFDPHDALVLALAWRDGDETRAVDAFPADLSHFPRVASLPDAPSQAFARCPARLGLYPVLPTAEWVERVVGFGVKTVQLRRKSAEPADELKREVARCVAAGRKHDAQVFINDHWQAALDAGAYGVHLGQEDVHTADLSALADAGVRLGLSTHGFYEILKALHFRPSYIALGAVFPTTTKVMPTAPQGLRRLARYVRLLDGVVPLVAIGGIDLQVLPDVLATGVGCAAVVRAVTEAADPAAAVSALQHAFAQ, from the coding sequence ATGACACGAACTCTGGCATTGAAAGACCGCGACCTCTTCTGGCCGCCCGCCGACGAACTGACCGAAGCGGCCGAACGGATTCGCGCGCGTCTTGGCGACTGGCCGCCGACGCACGCGCCGTGGCGCATCTGCCTCACCGCGCCCGAGGCGCCGAACGGCGGTGATCTGATCGTGATCGCGGACGCGCAGCAGCATGGCGAGCAGGTTGCGCGCTGGCTGGTGCGAGGCGCGGGGGTGATCGAGGCCGCGCAGGGCAAGGCCTCGCTTCACCTGGGGGGCGAAAAGTACCGCCTCGAAGGCGAACTCGCGGAAGACTGGATACCGGCGCTCGCCGCATTCCTCGATTGTGGTTTCGACCCGCACGACGCGCTCGTGCTGGCGCTCGCTTGGCGAGACGGCGACGAAACGCGCGCCGTCGACGCCTTCCCGGCGGACCTGTCGCACTTTCCGCGCGTCGCCAGCCTGCCGGATGCACCGTCGCAAGCCTTTGCCCGCTGCCCGGCGCGGCTCGGCTTGTATCCGGTGCTGCCAACGGCGGAGTGGGTGGAACGCGTGGTGGGTTTCGGCGTGAAAACGGTGCAATTGCGCCGTAAGTCGGCCGAACCTGCCGACGAACTGAAGCGTGAAGTCGCGCGGTGCGTGGCAGCGGGACGCAAGCACGACGCACAGGTGTTCATCAACGACCACTGGCAGGCTGCGCTCGATGCGGGCGCCTATGGCGTTCATCTGGGTCAGGAAGACGTGCACACGGCGGATCTGTCGGCGCTTGCCGATGCCGGTGTCCGGCTTGGTCTGTCGACGCACGGTTTCTACGAGATTCTCAAGGCGCTACATTTCCGTCCAAGCTACATTGCACTCGGTGCGGTCTTTCCGACCACGACCAAGGTCATGCCGACTGCGCCGCAAGGACTACGACGTCTGGCACGCTACGTGCGCCTGCTCGACGGCGTCGTTCCTCTGGTGGCGATTGGCGGCATCGATCTGCAAGTGCTTCCGGACGTGCTGGCAACGGGCGTCGGCTGTGCGGCGGTCGTGCGGGCAGTGACGGAAGCGGCCGATCCGGCGGCTGCGGTTTCTGCACTGCAACATGCATTTGCGCAATAA
- a CDS encoding thiazole synthase produces MTTPQSADALTLYGHTFASRVLLGTSRYPSLQSLSDSIDAAKPGMVTVALRRQMNEGGAEAGFFNLLKRHGVPLLPNTAGCLTVGEAVTTAHMAREIFDTEWIKLELIGDDYTLQPDPIGLIEAAAKLIKDGFKVLPYCTEDLVIGRRLLDAGCEALMPWGAPIGTGKGVINPYGLRVLRERLPDVPLIVDAGLGVPSHAAQVMEWGFDGVLLNTAVSQATHPDAMARAFALGVEAGRQAFLAGPMAERESAHASTPVVGMPFWHQDGSAA; encoded by the coding sequence ATGACTACCCCCCAGAGCGCCGACGCGCTCACGCTGTATGGCCACACGTTCGCGAGCCGCGTGCTGCTCGGCACGTCGCGCTATCCGTCGCTGCAATCGCTGTCCGATTCGATCGACGCAGCGAAGCCCGGTATGGTGACCGTCGCGCTGCGTCGCCAGATGAACGAGGGCGGCGCCGAAGCCGGCTTCTTCAATCTCCTCAAACGTCACGGCGTGCCGCTGCTCCCGAATACCGCAGGGTGCCTCACTGTCGGCGAGGCGGTGACGACCGCGCACATGGCGCGCGAGATTTTCGATACCGAATGGATCAAGCTCGAACTGATCGGCGACGACTACACGTTGCAGCCTGACCCTATCGGGCTGATCGAAGCGGCGGCAAAGTTGATCAAGGACGGTTTCAAGGTGCTGCCGTATTGCACGGAAGATCTGGTGATCGGCCGCCGTCTGCTGGACGCCGGTTGTGAAGCGCTCATGCCGTGGGGCGCGCCGATCGGCACCGGCAAAGGCGTCATCAACCCGTACGGCTTGCGCGTGCTGCGCGAGCGTCTGCCGGACGTGCCGCTGATCGTGGATGCCGGTCTCGGCGTGCCATCGCACGCGGCCCAGGTGATGGAATGGGGCTTCGACGGCGTGCTGTTGAACACGGCCGTTTCGCAGGCCACGCATCCGGACGCGATGGCGCGCGCCTTCGCGCTGGGTGTCGAAGCGGGCCGCCAGGCTTTTCTGGCGGGACCGATGGCCGAGCGCGAAAGCGCCCACGCGAGCACGCCGGTGGTCGGCATGCCTTTCTGGCATCAGGACGGGAGCGCCGCATGA
- the thiS gene encoding sulfur carrier protein ThiS — protein MDIQINQKPLTLPEGATVADALAAFGARPPFAVALNGDFVARTQHAARALRPGDRLDVVQPVAGG, from the coding sequence ATGGACATTCAGATCAATCAGAAGCCGTTGACGCTGCCCGAGGGCGCGACTGTCGCGGATGCGCTGGCCGCATTCGGTGCGCGTCCGCCGTTTGCCGTCGCGCTGAACGGGGATTTCGTGGCGCGCACCCAGCATGCGGCGCGCGCGCTGCGGCCGGGCGACAGGCTCGATGTCGTGCAACCCGTGGCGGGCGGTTGA
- a CDS encoding FAD-dependent oxidoreductase: protein MNRVAQPDFAVLGGGLCGRLVAWRLAGEGHRVALYERGDAAGSQAAAWVAAAMLAPLAEAASAELLITRLGARSLETWPQVLAALPEPVFFQRNGTLVVWHHADRTEAPLFERRVRSNAPAELLDGGFVTLAGAQLGAAEPALAGRFNQGWLLPHEGQLDNRQVLSALAAGLAQRGVETHWNTPVDDHALPAARITIDCRGLGAKPVLPSLRGIRGEVARVHAPGIRLTRPVRLLHPRYPLYIAPKQDDLYVIGATEVEGEDMSPVSVRSALELLSAAFSVHPGFGEARILELNSQCRPTLPDHRPTLRWDGAQTLRVNGLYRHGYMIVPEVADEAVRFASALLDGRIRDANAFADWQRGARWSELFQLDSAWEPA from the coding sequence ATGAACCGCGTTGCCCAACCCGATTTCGCGGTGCTCGGCGGCGGTTTGTGCGGGCGTCTCGTCGCGTGGCGGCTTGCCGGAGAAGGGCATCGTGTTGCGCTTTACGAGCGCGGCGACGCCGCCGGTTCGCAGGCGGCCGCCTGGGTCGCCGCCGCGATGCTCGCGCCGCTCGCCGAAGCGGCCAGCGCCGAACTTCTGATAACGCGCCTTGGCGCGCGTTCGCTCGAAACGTGGCCGCAGGTGCTTGCCGCACTGCCCGAGCCGGTGTTTTTCCAGCGCAACGGCACACTCGTCGTCTGGCATCATGCCGACCGCACCGAAGCGCCGCTTTTCGAGCGCCGCGTGCGCTCGAACGCGCCGGCCGAACTGCTCGACGGCGGTTTCGTCACGCTGGCGGGGGCACAGCTCGGGGCGGCGGAACCGGCGCTTGCCGGCCGCTTCAACCAGGGCTGGCTGCTGCCGCACGAGGGCCAGCTCGACAACCGGCAGGTACTGTCCGCGCTTGCGGCGGGTCTTGCGCAACGTGGGGTGGAAACACACTGGAACACGCCGGTCGATGACCACGCGCTTCCGGCCGCGCGCATCACGATCGACTGCCGCGGGCTCGGCGCGAAACCCGTGCTGCCCTCGCTGCGCGGTATTCGCGGCGAAGTCGCGCGGGTGCATGCGCCCGGAATCAGGCTGACGCGGCCCGTGCGGCTTCTGCATCCGCGCTATCCGCTCTATATCGCACCGAAGCAGGACGACCTGTACGTGATCGGCGCGACCGAGGTCGAGGGCGAGGACATGTCGCCCGTGAGCGTGCGCTCGGCGCTCGAACTGTTGAGCGCGGCGTTTTCCGTGCACCCCGGTTTCGGCGAGGCGCGCATTCTCGAACTGAATTCGCAGTGCCGTCCGACGTTGCCGGACCACCGTCCGACTTTGCGCTGGGACGGCGCGCAGACCCTGCGCGTAAACGGCCTGTACCGGCACGGCTACATGATCGTGCCCGAAGTCGCCGACGAAGCCGTGCGTTTCGCGTCGGCGCTGCTCGACGGGCGCATCCGCGACGCGAATGCGTTTGCCGACTGGCAGCGCGGCGCGCGCTGGAGCGAACTTTTTCAACTGGATTCCGCATGGGAGCCGGCATAG
- a CDS encoding ABC transporter ATP-binding protein/permease, translating to MTPNTSASPELPPDEKVSAWSLIKPYWVSEEKKFAWALLIAIIVMNLLVVWINVRLNRWSADFYNALQTKNVHDFPHLLMVFSALAFGFIILAVYGRYLRQMLGFRWRQWLTTRYLNEWLHDSAFYRIERDRLADNPDQRISDDLQSFATSTLSLTLDLLSTVVTLVSFITILWSLAGALTISLGGMPLQIPGYMVWAAALYAVVGSLIIQKVGHPLVPINYQAQKVEADFRFGLIRLRENAEQVAFYKGMETEKTNAHTLFGRIRDNWWQVMKYTKRLTFVLSFYGQIAIIFPLVVAAPRYFAGAFTFGVLMQISSAFGTVSDSFSWFINSYGTLVEWRATVNRLREFKRVVHSPRLKESVSPATAHGGINLHFVDDNKLSTEGLKLALPNGSPLSHIRDIAIKPGSRWLVRGPSGSGKSTLMRALAGLWPFGDGSIDAPVNARMMFIPQVSYMPIGTLKAALAYPSAADVYSDDDCREALVTCHLSEYADRLQESGHWTRILSPGEQQRLAAARVLLHKPDYLFLDEATSALDAENEARVYRLFTERLPKAAIVSVAHRESLAAYHEETLDVERSGEAIAA from the coding sequence ATGACACCGAATACCTCTGCCAGCCCCGAGCTGCCGCCCGACGAAAAAGTCTCCGCCTGGAGCCTGATCAAACCTTACTGGGTCTCCGAAGAAAAGAAATTTGCGTGGGCGCTGCTCATCGCGATCATCGTGATGAACCTGCTCGTGGTGTGGATCAACGTGCGTCTGAACCGCTGGAGCGCCGACTTCTACAACGCGCTGCAAACCAAGAACGTGCACGATTTCCCGCACCTGCTGATGGTGTTTTCGGCGCTCGCGTTCGGTTTCATCATTCTTGCGGTGTATGGGCGCTATCTGCGTCAGATGCTCGGGTTCCGCTGGCGTCAATGGCTCACTACCCGTTATCTGAACGAGTGGCTGCACGACAGCGCGTTCTACCGGATCGAGCGCGATCGTCTCGCCGACAACCCCGACCAGCGGATCAGCGACGACCTCCAGTCATTCGCCACCAGCACGCTGTCGCTGACGCTCGACCTGCTTTCCACCGTCGTCACGCTGGTTTCGTTCATCACGATCCTGTGGTCGCTGGCCGGCGCGTTGACCATCTCGCTCGGCGGCATGCCACTCCAGATTCCCGGCTACATGGTGTGGGCGGCGGCACTTTACGCGGTGGTCGGCTCGCTGATTATCCAGAAGGTCGGCCACCCGCTCGTGCCGATCAACTATCAGGCGCAGAAGGTGGAGGCGGATTTCCGTTTCGGCCTGATCCGTCTGCGCGAAAACGCGGAACAGGTCGCCTTCTACAAAGGCATGGAAACGGAGAAGACGAACGCGCATACGCTGTTCGGCCGAATCCGCGACAACTGGTGGCAAGTGATGAAGTACACCAAGCGGCTCACCTTCGTGCTCAGCTTCTATGGTCAGATCGCCATCATCTTCCCGCTGGTCGTCGCCGCGCCGCGCTATTTCGCGGGCGCGTTCACGTTCGGCGTGCTGATGCAGATTTCCAGCGCGTTCGGCACCGTCAGCGACTCGTTCTCGTGGTTCATCAACAGTTACGGCACGTTGGTCGAATGGCGCGCCACGGTGAACCGGTTGCGTGAATTCAAGCGTGTCGTGCATTCGCCGCGTCTGAAAGAATCGGTTTCGCCGGCCACTGCGCACGGCGGCATCAACCTGCATTTCGTCGACGACAACAAGCTCTCCACCGAAGGCCTCAAGCTGGCGCTGCCGAACGGCAGCCCGCTGTCGCACATCCGCGATATCGCGATCAAGCCGGGCTCGCGCTGGCTGGTGCGCGGCCCTTCGGGTTCGGGCAAGAGCACGTTGATGCGTGCGCTCGCCGGCCTCTGGCCGTTCGGCGACGGCTCGATCGACGCGCCGGTCAACGCGCGCATGATGTTCATTCCGCAAGTGAGCTACATGCCGATCGGCACGCTGAAAGCCGCGCTCGCCTACCCGTCGGCGGCTGACGTCTATTCGGACGATGACTGCCGGGAAGCGCTCGTCACCTGCCACCTGTCCGAGTATGCCGACCGTCTGCAGGAGTCGGGACACTGGACCCGCATCCTGTCGCCGGGTGAACAGCAGCGTCTCGCCGCCGCGCGCGTGCTGCTGCACAAGCCGGACTACCTGTTCCTCGACGAAGCCACCAGCGCGCTCGACGCGGAAAACGAAGCGCGCGTCTACCGCCTCTTCACCGAGCGGTTGCCGAAGGCGGCGATTGTCAGCGTCGCGCATCGCGAATCGCTCGCGGCGTATCACGAGGAAACGCTCGACGTCGAGCGGTCGGGCGAAGCCATCGCCGCATGA
- a CDS encoding SDR family oxidoreductase gives MSADRSAAFDRAVLITGAGSGIGAALARRIAAPRTALMLHARGADQASRDRVAQVAADCTANGAHCATVFGDLAERDVAEQVVSETLASFGALDQLVANAGHAQRQTLQSLEADQLQCAFAAMPAAFAALVRRAAPALTASQRGRVVALSSFVAHSYRANAPFAATAAAKAALESLAKTAAAELAPHGVTVNCMAPGYTRKDRGPSAGNAPVWQRAAEATPLGHVAEPADIAALIAFLLSDEARHITGQVIHVDGGLTLG, from the coding sequence ATGAGCGCGGACCGATCCGCCGCGTTCGATCGCGCCGTGCTGATAACCGGCGCGGGCTCCGGCATCGGCGCGGCGCTTGCCCGCAGAATCGCCGCGCCCCGCACGGCTTTGATGCTGCATGCGCGCGGCGCCGATCAAGCGTCGCGCGACCGGGTCGCACAGGTCGCCGCGGACTGCACCGCCAACGGTGCGCATTGCGCGACGGTATTTGGCGATCTCGCCGAGCGAGACGTGGCGGAACAGGTGGTGAGCGAAACGCTGGCGAGCTTCGGCGCGCTGGATCAGTTGGTCGCCAATGCGGGCCACGCGCAGCGGCAAACCTTGCAATCGCTCGAGGCCGACCAGTTGCAGTGCGCGTTCGCCGCCATGCCGGCCGCGTTCGCGGCGCTGGTCAGACGCGCCGCGCCGGCGCTTACCGCGTCGCAGCGCGGGCGCGTGGTTGCGCTGAGCTCGTTCGTCGCGCACAGCTATCGCGCCAACGCGCCTTTCGCGGCCACCGCGGCGGCAAAAGCGGCGCTCGAATCGCTGGCTAAAACCGCGGCGGCGGAACTTGCGCCGCACGGCGTTACCGTCAACTGTATGGCGCCCGGCTATACGCGCAAAGATCGCGGACCGAGTGCCGGGAACGCGCCCGTCTGGCAGCGCGCCGCCGAAGCCACACCGCTCGGTCACGTCGCCGAACCTGCGGACATCGCGGCGCTGATCGCGTTTCTCCTCTCGGACGAAGCGCGCCACATTACGGGCCAGGTGATTCACGTCGACGGCGGCCTGACGCTCGGCTAA
- a CDS encoding response regulator, with product MNPSILVVDDDPVVRELVSGYLQGRGFDVSTLEHGMALQRKLQDARPALIVLDIMMPELDGISALRALRVAGDDIPVILLTARADPIDRVIGLELGADDYLGKPFEPSELVARIRTVLRRRGAIAPSAPEQRAPYRFGRYEVNFPARELRRDGERITLRSSEFAMLKVFVTHAMTVLTRAQLLDKLHGNSEAHRNRSLDVSIWRLRRLIEVDPSEPRYVQTVWGRGYVFVPDGEIGAAERSAPPLA from the coding sequence ATGAACCCATCCATTCTGGTCGTCGACGACGACCCCGTTGTCCGTGAACTCGTCAGCGGCTATCTGCAAGGGCGCGGCTTCGACGTCAGCACGCTCGAACACGGCATGGCGCTGCAGCGCAAGTTGCAGGATGCACGCCCGGCGCTGATCGTGCTCGACATCATGATGCCGGAACTCGACGGCATCAGCGCGCTGCGTGCGCTGCGCGTCGCGGGCGACGATATTCCGGTGATCCTGCTGACCGCGCGCGCCGATCCTATCGATCGCGTGATCGGTCTCGAGCTTGGCGCGGACGACTACCTCGGCAAGCCTTTCGAGCCGAGCGAACTGGTCGCGCGCATTCGCACGGTCTTGCGACGCCGTGGCGCGATTGCGCCGAGCGCGCCAGAGCAACGCGCGCCATATCGTTTCGGCCGTTACGAAGTGAATTTTCCGGCGCGCGAATTGCGCCGTGACGGCGAGCGCATCACGCTGCGTTCCAGCGAATTCGCGATGCTCAAGGTGTTCGTCACGCATGCGATGACCGTGCTCACACGCGCTCAATTGCTGGACAAGCTGCACGGCAATAGCGAAGCGCACCGCAACCGGAGCCTCGACGTGTCGATCTGGCGTTTGCGGCGGCTCATCGAAGTCGATCCTTCTGAACCGCGCTACGTGCAAACCGTGTGGGGACGCGGCTACGTGTTCGTGCCCGACGGTGAAATCGGTGCGGCGGAACGCAGCGCACCGCCGCTCGCGTAA
- a CDS encoding flagellar basal body L-ring protein FlgH gives MTASRLIAALGAAACVTACAGNQQPSIVDTPMAPPLTSAPLNVNTQGAIYQAGTPLLLYETPRAQHIGDVLTIRLSEAYSGNTTSSAAASRSSSITANAADQSTNAAARLARLFNIGSAATDFKGQGNLNDVSGMTGTLAVTVIGTMSTGNLVVSGEKTIAMSGNRDRLRLSGIVNPKDIEAGNYVASSKVANARIEQAGVGMVSDATTMGWLQRMFLSVLTF, from the coding sequence ATGACAGCGTCACGTCTCATTGCCGCGCTCGGCGCGGCGGCCTGCGTCACGGCTTGTGCGGGCAATCAACAGCCGTCCATCGTCGATACGCCAATGGCGCCGCCGCTGACCTCCGCACCGCTGAACGTCAACACGCAGGGCGCGATCTATCAGGCTGGCACGCCGTTGCTGCTGTACGAAACGCCGCGCGCGCAGCATATCGGCGACGTGCTGACGATCCGCCTATCGGAGGCGTACAGCGGCAACACTACGTCGAGCGCAGCGGCGAGCCGTTCGAGCAGCATCACCGCCAACGCCGCCGACCAGTCGACGAATGCCGCGGCGCGACTCGCGCGCCTGTTCAACATCGGCTCGGCGGCGACCGACTTCAAGGGGCAGGGCAATCTGAACGACGTCAGCGGAATGACGGGTACGTTGGCGGTCACCGTGATCGGCACGATGTCGACCGGCAATCTGGTGGTGTCGGGCGAAAAGACGATTGCGATGAGCGGAAATCGGGACCGGCTGCGTCTTTCCGGCATCGTCAACCCCAAAGATATCGAAGCCGGCAATTACGTCGCGTCGAGCAAGGTGGCCAACGCGCGCATCGAACAGGCAGGGGTCGGCATGGTCTCCGACGCGACCACGATGGGCTGGCTGCAGCGTATGTTTCTCAGCGTGCTGACGTTCTGA
- a CDS encoding DUF6726 family protein, whose product MRVAAWLTLGAALLPLGGCGVAALPCRVTAATLKIFPVVGHAAATPFDMCSSAID is encoded by the coding sequence ATCCGTGTCGCTGCGTGGTTGACGCTCGGCGCGGCGCTGTTGCCGCTCGGCGGCTGCGGCGTCGCCGCGCTGCCGTGCCGGGTGACGGCGGCCACGCTGAAAATCTTCCCGGTTGTCGGCCATGCCGCGGCCACGCCGTTCGATATGTGTTCATCCGCCATTGACTGA
- a CDS encoding response regulator codes for MNPQVLIVDDDPVVRDLLCKFLQSNGFDASVLHDGTHLQRRLERERPSVVVLDIMMPNTDGLRALTALRAAGDDIPVIFVTARGTVADRIVGLSLGADDYLTKPFDPRELLARIHTVLRRRGPSTTSAPEARKPYRFGPFELDFATRSLSRDDSKLPLRDSEFALLKIFVNNPYKVLSRVLIHDLVHRDNLAFRDRSLDVPIWRLRRVIEEDPSNPCYVQTVRGKGYVFVPDADGTPFADESAPGA; via the coding sequence ATGAATCCACAGGTCCTTATCGTCGACGACGATCCGGTCGTTCGTGATCTGCTATGCAAGTTTCTGCAGTCGAATGGCTTCGACGCGTCCGTGCTGCACGACGGCACTCATCTCCAGCGCCGGCTCGAGCGGGAACGGCCGTCGGTCGTCGTGCTCGACATCATGATGCCGAACACCGACGGCCTGCGCGCGCTCACCGCGCTGCGCGCCGCCGGCGACGACATTCCGGTGATCTTCGTGACGGCGCGTGGCACCGTGGCCGACCGCATCGTCGGGCTCTCGCTCGGTGCGGACGACTACCTCACCAAACCGTTCGATCCGCGCGAACTGCTCGCCCGCATTCATACGGTGCTGCGCCGACGTGGGCCGTCCACCACGAGCGCGCCGGAAGCGCGCAAGCCGTACCGCTTCGGCCCGTTCGAACTCGATTTCGCCACGCGTTCGCTGTCGCGCGACGACTCAAAACTGCCGCTGCGCGACAGTGAGTTCGCGCTCCTGAAGATCTTCGTCAACAATCCGTACAAGGTGCTCTCGCGCGTGCTGATTCACGATCTCGTGCATCGCGATAACCTGGCATTTCGCGACCGCAGTCTCGACGTGCCGATCTGGCGCCTGCGCCGCGTGATCGAGGAAGACCCGTCCAACCCGTGTTACGTGCAGACGGTGCGCGGCAAGGGCTACGTCTTCGTGCCCGACGCCGACGGCACACCTTTCGCCGACGAGTCAGCACCCGGCGCATGA